In Cervus elaphus chromosome 5, mCerEla1.1, whole genome shotgun sequence, the following proteins share a genomic window:
- the SNRNP35 gene encoding U11/U12 small nuclear ribonucleoprotein 35 kDa protein, translating into MNDWMPIAKEYDPLKAGSIDGTDEDPHDRAVWRAMLARYTPNKGVTGDPLLTLFVARLNLQTKEEKLKEVFTRYGDIRRLRLVRDLVTGFSKGYAFIEYKDERSLLKAYRDADGLVIDQHEIFVDYELERTLKGWIPRRLGGGLGGKKESGQLRFGGRDRPFRKPINLPVVKNDQFREGKRERRERSRSRERHWDCRMRDHHDRGREKRWQEREPARAWPEGDWERERDFRDDRVKGREKRDRSK; encoded by the coding sequence ATGAATGATTGGATGCCCATTGCCAAGGAGTATGACCCTCTCAAAGCTGGCAGCATTGATGGCACCGACGAAGACCCGCACGATCGTGCAGTCTGGAGGGCGATGCTGGCACGATACACCCCCAACAAAGGCGTCACAGGGGACCCCCTCCTCACCCTGTTTGTGGCAAGACTAAACCTGCAGACCAAAGAGGAGAAGTTAAAGGAAGTGTTTACCCGCTACGGGGACATCCGGCGGCTTCGGCTAGTGAGGGACTTGGTCACAGGCTTTTCGAAGGGCTACGCCTTCATTGAATACAAAGATGAGCGTTCTCTGCTCAAAGCTTACCGGGATGCTGACGGCTTGGTCATCGACCAGCATGAAATATTTGTGGACTATGAGCTGGAGAGGACTCTCAAAGGGTGGATTCCTCGGCGACTCGGAGGAGGTCTGGGTGGGAAGAAGGAATCTGGGCAGCTGAGATTTGGGGGGCGGGATCGGCCTTTTCGCAAACCCATTAACCTGCCAGTTGTGAAAAATGACCAGTTCcgagaggggaagagggagaggagggagcgGTCTAGGTCCCGAGAAAGACACTGGGACTGCAGGATGAGGGACCACCATGACAGGGGCCGGGAGAAAAGGTGGCAGGAGAGAGAACCAGCCAGGGCATGGCCGGAAGGTgactgggagagagagagggacttcAGAGATGACAGGGTcaaggggagggagaagagggacagAAGCAAGTAG